The following coding sequences are from one Myxococcales bacterium window:
- a CDS encoding 3-methyl-2-oxobutanoate dehydrogenase codes for MLQSRLLDDRLMPLQRQGRIGFYIEARGQEAGMIGGAHAIEPRDYFISGLRETAAGIYRGVPLRTHLAQMFGNVNDVTLGHQLPCHSGTRASNHLVMSSCVSSQLPQAAGVAWAAKLSKSDVVALGYMGDGGTSEEDFHVALNFAAVFKLPVVFVCQNNQWAISTPLCQQTVSETLAVKGLAYGIPSYRVDGNDIFAVYTTIKAAVDRARAGLGPSFIENLTYRVGPHSSSDDPTRYRDPKEPEPWRSRDPLARYRTWLAAEGILSEAAERNLSAELDREIREHIAAEEAAPKPTTRTLIESVFAKPNWLLEEQLAELERVRARRGGGQGH; via the coding sequence ATGCTGCAGAGCCGCTTGCTCGACGACCGGCTGATGCCGCTTCAGCGGCAGGGGCGCATCGGGTTTTACATCGAAGCGCGTGGTCAAGAAGCAGGCATGATCGGCGGCGCGCACGCCATTGAGCCCCGCGACTACTTCATTTCGGGCCTCCGTGAGACCGCGGCCGGCATTTATCGAGGCGTTCCTCTGCGCACGCATCTGGCGCAGATGTTCGGCAACGTCAACGACGTGACGCTCGGGCATCAGCTGCCCTGCCATTCCGGCACGCGCGCTTCGAACCACCTCGTGATGTCGTCCTGTGTCTCGTCGCAGCTGCCTCAAGCCGCGGGCGTCGCCTGGGCAGCCAAGCTCTCGAAGAGCGACGTGGTGGCGCTGGGCTACATGGGCGACGGCGGCACGAGCGAAGAAGACTTCCACGTTGCGCTCAACTTCGCAGCCGTCTTCAAGCTGCCCGTGGTTTTCGTGTGCCAAAACAACCAGTGGGCGATCTCCACGCCGCTTTGCCAACAAACCGTTTCCGAGACCCTCGCGGTCAAGGGTCTCGCTTATGGCATCCCGTCGTACCGTGTGGACGGCAACGACATCTTCGCCGTGTACACCACCATCAAGGCGGCGGTGGATCGCGCCCGCGCGGGATTGGGCCCGAGCTTCATAGAGAACCTCACCTACAGGGTGGGCCCCCACAGCTCTTCGGACGATCCCACGCGCTACCGCGACCCCAAAGAGCCAGAGCCCTGGCGTAGCCGGGACCCCCTGGCGCGCTACCGGACGTGGCTTGCCGCCGAGGGCATCTTGAGTGAAGCCGCCGAAAGGAACCTCTCGGCCGAACTGGATCGTGAGATCCGGGAGCATATCGCGGCCGAGGAGGCCGCACCCAAGCCCACCACGCGCACGCTCATCGAATCCGTCTTCGCCAAACCCAACTGGCTTCTCGAAGAGCAGCTCGCCGAACTCGAACGCGTTCGGGCCCGACGGGGGGGCGGACAGGGACACTGA
- a CDS encoding GTP-binding protein: protein MSPVPVTVITGFLGAGKTTLLDAWLRAHTPSEVAVIINEVASQGIDGELLRGRAEQLVEITAGCICCTTNQELLHALETLAASTPKRIFIEMSGAASPAGVVRAALHVEGILLDGIVTVVDASGQAPLPPLLVDLAQEQLAYADVVVLSQVDRAEPEAVRKATQAVLAVNPTAVQVEAIRGVVRGHTFASLLAQRAESLTPPPRENASHGAVETLVLTAPGELDPDAFADWVERDLGAFESRLFRVKGIVAVAGLPDRLVVQGVAGRLEASLGLPWGPAARTSRLVVIGYGLDPLCLREGFARTRVVT from the coding sequence GTGAGCCCTGTCCCCGTCACCGTCATCACCGGCTTTCTCGGCGCGGGGAAGACCACGCTCCTCGATGCCTGGCTGCGCGCGCACACACCCAGCGAGGTGGCGGTCATCATCAACGAAGTGGCCAGCCAGGGCATCGATGGCGAGTTGCTTCGAGGCCGGGCGGAGCAGCTCGTGGAGATCACGGCGGGATGTATCTGCTGCACCACGAACCAAGAGCTGCTCCACGCGCTCGAGACGCTGGCGGCGAGCACCCCCAAGCGGATCTTCATCGAGATGTCGGGAGCGGCGTCGCCCGCGGGCGTGGTGCGCGCCGCCCTGCACGTGGAGGGCATCCTGCTCGACGGCATCGTCACCGTGGTGGACGCCAGCGGACAGGCCCCCCTACCCCCTTTGCTCGTGGACCTGGCGCAAGAGCAGCTGGCTTACGCCGACGTGGTGGTGCTGTCGCAGGTGGACCGCGCGGAACCCGAGGCCGTTCGAAAAGCCACGCAAGCGGTCCTGGCGGTGAATCCTACGGCCGTGCAGGTCGAGGCGATCCGCGGGGTCGTGCGAGGCCACACCTTCGCGTCTCTCCTGGCCCAACGAGCGGAGAGCTTGACGCCCCCTCCCCGAGAAAACGCTTCACACGGCGCCGTGGAGACCCTGGTCTTGACCGCGCCTGGCGAGCTTGATCCTGACGCCTTCGCCGACTGGGTCGAGCGGGACTTGGGCGCTTTCGAGTCACGTCTGTTCAGGGTCAAAGGCATCGTGGCCGTGGCCGGCCTGCCCGACCGCCTCGTGGTCCAGGGAGTCGCGGGGCGCCTCGAGGCCTCCCTCGGCCTTCCGTGGGGGCCCGCGGCGCGCACGAGCCGGCTCGTGGTCATCGGGTATGGCCTTGATCCCCTCTGCCTCCGCGAAGGCTTCGCACGCACCCGCGTCGTTACCTGA
- a CDS encoding OmpA family protein gives MRPITLATVACWTLFACAGPQRPPQPPAPEEKAPPSVGASHPASVAASPEAEKPPDEPPTTTGSAFALTGTKTARTAQGVSPSRIKATKTEAAMKIFVIDKDKGPVPGIVVVLTAPDGTKYYTEETDALGYTEVLVPIARTYELVFLSLGRKDIAATVEVADEPNQNVKLTLRYKRHNLPAPEVPSNRPKPGLVLQGVNFDTGKASLRPESFAQLDGVVEYMAHKKSARIEISGHTDNVGNPKTNKALSEKRAKACRDYLVSKGIAPDRIEAVGVGDEQPIAPNDSEEGRQKNRRIEATELRAM, from the coding sequence ATGCGCCCCATCACGCTCGCCACCGTCGCTTGTTGGACCCTGTTTGCTTGCGCCGGGCCCCAGCGGCCTCCGCAGCCTCCTGCCCCTGAAGAGAAAGCTCCGCCCTCCGTCGGCGCCTCTCACCCTGCGTCCGTCGCTGCGTCTCCCGAAGCAGAGAAGCCGCCAGACGAGCCCCCCACTACCACCGGCAGCGCCTTCGCGCTCACTGGCACGAAAACGGCTCGCACCGCGCAGGGCGTGTCCCCCTCTCGCATCAAAGCCACGAAAACCGAGGCGGCGATGAAGATCTTCGTCATCGACAAAGACAAAGGTCCGGTGCCTGGGATCGTGGTCGTCCTCACCGCTCCCGATGGCACGAAGTACTACACCGAGGAGACGGACGCGTTGGGCTATACCGAGGTGCTGGTCCCCATCGCGCGCACCTACGAGCTCGTCTTTCTCAGCCTCGGCCGCAAAGACATTGCCGCCACAGTCGAGGTGGCCGACGAACCCAACCAGAACGTCAAGCTCACGCTGCGCTACAAGCGACATAATCTGCCCGCTCCCGAGGTGCCCAGTAACCGCCCAAAGCCCGGGCTGGTTCTGCAGGGCGTGAACTTCGACACCGGCAAGGCCAGCTTGCGGCCTGAGTCGTTCGCCCAGCTTGACGGCGTGGTCGAGTACATGGCGCACAAAAAGAGCGCGCGCATCGAGATTTCCGGACACACGGACAACGTCGGCAACCCCAAGACGAACAAAGCGTTGTCCGAAAAACGCGCAAAGGCGTGTCGCGATTACCTCGTAAGCAAGGGCATCGCGCCAGACCGGATCGAAGCCGTGGGCGTGGGAGACGAGCAGCCCATCGCTCCGAACGACTCGGAAGAGGGGCGCCAAAAAAACCGGCGCATCGAAGCGACGGAACTGAGAGCGATGTAA
- a CDS encoding 2-oxo acid dehydrogenase subunit E2: MAYEFKLPDIGEGVVEGEIVRWLVNEGDVLAQDQPMVEVMTDKATVEIPAPRAGKVLSRHYAEGDICPVGKVLITIDDGVASAAIPADTGKKRRTSVSSPAPTPAPSAEVQTASVVAPSPASLPPASAPPAEVLATPATRKLARELGVNLSSVRASGPAGRVTHDDVRRAYEAPLAPSAPRPAPAAGDVRVPFRGLRRKIAERMALSKQKAAHFTYVEEVDASALVTLRSRANARLASQNVKLSFLPFIVKATVDALKRFPQLNATLDESAAEIIQRRSYHIGVAAATDDGLVVPVLRDADRLSVADLGREIERLAAATKAGRATRQELTGSTFTITSLGTLGGLMATPVINFPEVAILGVHKIAKRPVVIDDKVEIRDMMNLSISVDHRLVDGHEAAAFVAMIKESLETPGLLFLDTI, from the coding sequence ATGGCCTACGAGTTCAAGCTGCCCGACATCGGCGAGGGCGTGGTGGAGGGAGAGATCGTTCGCTGGCTGGTGAACGAAGGCGACGTGTTGGCGCAAGATCAGCCCATGGTGGAGGTGATGACCGACAAGGCCACCGTGGAGATCCCTGCGCCTCGGGCTGGCAAGGTGCTCAGCCGTCACTACGCCGAAGGTGACATCTGCCCCGTGGGCAAGGTGCTGATCACGATTGACGACGGTGTGGCTTCCGCCGCGATCCCTGCCGACACAGGAAAAAAACGTCGCACCAGCGTCAGCAGTCCCGCCCCTACCCCTGCCCCTTCGGCGGAAGTGCAGACCGCGTCCGTCGTGGCGCCCTCGCCAGCGTCCCTGCCCCCTGCTTCGGCCCCGCCCGCGGAGGTGCTGGCCACGCCAGCCACGCGCAAGCTCGCCCGTGAGCTCGGGGTGAACCTCTCTTCCGTGCGCGCCAGCGGCCCGGCAGGGCGGGTGACCCACGACGACGTACGCCGTGCCTACGAAGCACCGTTGGCTCCCTCGGCTCCGCGCCCCGCGCCGGCCGCAGGGGATGTCAGGGTTCCCTTTCGCGGCTTGCGCCGCAAGATCGCCGAGCGCATGGCGCTGTCGAAGCAAAAGGCGGCACACTTCACCTACGTGGAGGAGGTCGATGCGTCAGCGTTGGTCACTCTGCGAAGCCGCGCCAACGCCCGACTGGCCTCGCAAAACGTCAAGCTTTCCTTTCTGCCCTTCATCGTGAAGGCCACAGTGGACGCGCTCAAAAGGTTTCCCCAATTGAACGCCACGCTCGACGAGAGCGCCGCGGAGATCATTCAGCGCCGCAGCTATCACATCGGCGTAGCTGCGGCGACCGATGACGGGCTGGTCGTACCCGTATTGCGCGACGCCGACCGCCTTTCCGTGGCGGATCTCGGGCGCGAGATCGAGCGTCTGGCGGCGGCCACGAAGGCTGGGCGCGCCACGCGCCAGGAACTCACCGGCAGTACGTTCACCATCACGAGCCTCGGCACCCTCGGTGGCCTCATGGCCACGCCCGTCATCAACTTCCCCGAAGTGGCCATCTTGGGTGTTCACAAGATTGCGAAGCGGCCCGTGGTGATCGACGACAAGGTGGAGATCCGCGACATGATGAACCTCTCAATCTCCGTGGATCACAGGCTGGTGGATGGGCATGAAGCCGCTGCGTTCGTCGCGATGATCAAAGAGTCACTGGAAACCCCAGGACTTCTCTTCCTCGATACGATCTGA
- a CDS encoding MFS transporter gives MPLNTLAFERKIIVLLAAVNFINILDFMIVMPMGPDFAAALGIPLSRLGLVGGAYTAAAAVSGLAASTFLDRFDRRRALSVALWGLVGGTLLGALAQGFTTLVLARVVAGAFGGPATALSLSILADVVPPERRGKAMGSVMGAFAAASVLGVPAGLELAQRWGWRAPFFAVAALGVVVILLALALMPPMRAHLDKPVDAPPRRPLVLFLRDSRVRLSLAATGAAFLGMFALVPNLAAYLQFNLGYPREGLGGLYLAGGLVSFVAMRVGGIWVDRHGPNVVTITGSACMMAVLAFGFWPLHPLMPVVAMFVLLMTASSLRSVALNTVSSRVPPIQERGRFMSTQSATQHIAAASGAALSSLVLVERPDHSLAGMQTVVAMAFVMTALLPLLVWQIDRRVRTAASTVSAR, from the coding sequence ATGCCCTTAAATACCCTCGCTTTCGAACGAAAAATCATCGTCCTCCTGGCGGCGGTCAACTTCATCAACATTCTCGATTTCATGATCGTCATGCCGATGGGGCCGGACTTTGCTGCGGCGCTCGGTATACCCCTCTCGCGGCTCGGGCTGGTGGGCGGCGCCTACACCGCCGCGGCTGCCGTTTCGGGATTGGCCGCCTCCACCTTTCTCGACCGTTTCGACCGCCGCCGCGCCCTGTCCGTAGCGCTTTGGGGTCTCGTTGGTGGCACGCTGCTGGGTGCTCTTGCTCAGGGGTTCACCACGCTCGTGCTGGCCCGGGTCGTTGCGGGGGCCTTTGGCGGCCCGGCGACCGCCCTGTCGCTTTCCATCCTGGCCGACGTCGTTCCCCCCGAGCGCCGAGGCAAGGCCATGGGCAGCGTGATGGGCGCTTTTGCCGCGGCCTCGGTTTTGGGGGTTCCCGCTGGACTCGAGCTCGCGCAACGCTGGGGTTGGCGCGCGCCCTTCTTCGCCGTGGCCGCGCTGGGCGTGGTGGTGATCCTCCTGGCGCTCGCCCTCATGCCTCCGATGCGCGCTCACCTCGACAAGCCGGTCGATGCCCCCCCGCGCCGCCCGCTCGTTCTCTTCCTGCGCGATAGCCGGGTGCGGCTCTCGCTGGCTGCCACCGGTGCGGCCTTCCTGGGCATGTTCGCGCTGGTGCCAAACCTCGCGGCGTATCTCCAGTTCAACCTCGGCTACCCCCGCGAGGGCCTGGGGGGCCTTTACCTGGCCGGTGGCCTCGTGAGCTTCGTCGCGATGCGGGTGGGAGGCATCTGGGTGGATCGGCACGGGCCCAACGTCGTCACGATCACGGGGTCTGCCTGCATGATGGCGGTCCTGGCGTTTGGCTTTTGGCCGTTACACCCCCTCATGCCCGTCGTGGCGATGTTCGTGCTGCTCATGACGGCCAGCTCGCTTCGCTCAGTCGCGCTGAACACCGTGTCGTCTCGTGTTCCCCCCATCCAGGAGCGGGGCCGGTTCATGTCGACTCAGTCAGCCACCCAGCACATCGCAGCGGCATCGGGCGCAGCGCTCTCCTCCCTCGTGCTCGTCGAGCGCCCCGACCACAGCCTGGCCGGCATGCAGACCGTGGTGGCCATGGCCTTCGTCATGACGGCCCTGCTGCCCCTCCTCGTGTGGCAGATCGATCGCCGCGTGCGCACCGCTGCGTCCACGGTCTCCGCACGCTGA
- a CDS encoding alpha-ketoacid dehydrogenase subunit beta: protein MPEMNIIQAVNDCLRLEMRRDPKVVVLGEDVGRFGGVFRATTGLFDEFGPERCMDTPLAEAGIVGSAIGMALYGMRPVAEIQFADFIYPAFDQIVNELAKLRYRSGGEYPAPVIIRTPAGGGIRGGHYHSQSPEALFIHVAGLQVVYPSNPIDAKGLLASAIRGDDPVIFFEPKRVYRASRADVPEGEYTVPIGKAKVVREVGARSAQSVTVLAWGAMVHTALEAAAQGAEEGFEMEVVDLRTLLPYDIETILASVKKTGRVVVVHEAPRTCGFGAELAATIQEKAMLSLEAPILRVTGFDTPFPYTLENEYLPDANRILDAVERTINF from the coding sequence ATGCCAGAAATGAACATCATCCAAGCTGTGAACGACTGCCTACGCCTTGAAATGCGGCGGGATCCCAAGGTGGTGGTGCTGGGTGAGGACGTGGGCCGTTTCGGGGGCGTTTTCCGCGCCACCACGGGGCTTTTCGACGAATTTGGGCCCGAGCGCTGCATGGACACGCCGCTCGCCGAAGCCGGCATCGTGGGGAGCGCCATTGGCATGGCCCTTTACGGGATGCGCCCCGTGGCGGAGATCCAGTTCGCCGACTTCATCTACCCCGCTTTCGACCAGATCGTGAACGAGCTTGCCAAGTTGCGTTATCGCAGCGGTGGCGAGTATCCGGCGCCGGTAATCATCCGCACGCCCGCCGGCGGGGGCATTCGCGGCGGGCACTACCACAGCCAATCGCCCGAGGCCCTTTTCATCCACGTGGCAGGTCTTCAGGTCGTGTACCCCTCGAACCCCATCGACGCCAAGGGCTTGTTGGCCTCGGCCATCCGAGGTGACGACCCCGTGATCTTCTTCGAGCCAAAGCGGGTCTACCGCGCCTCTCGCGCCGACGTTCCCGAAGGGGAATACACCGTGCCCATCGGCAAGGCCAAGGTCGTCAGGGAGGTGGGGGCACGTTCGGCCCAGTCGGTCACCGTGCTCGCCTGGGGCGCCATGGTTCACACGGCCCTCGAAGCCGCCGCACAAGGCGCGGAGGAAGGCTTCGAGATGGAGGTGGTGGATCTGCGCACGCTCCTGCCCTACGACATCGAGACCATCCTCGCTTCGGTGAAAAAAACGGGGCGGGTCGTCGTGGTGCACGAGGCCCCTCGCACGTGCGGCTTCGGCGCCGAGCTCGCCGCCACGATCCAGGAAAAGGCCATGCTGTCTCTCGAAGCGCCCATTCTTCGGGTGACGGGCTTCGACACCCCTTTCCCTTACACGCTCGAAAACGAGTATCTTCCCGACGCGAACCGCATCCTGGACGCGGTGGAACGCACCATCAACTTCTGA